The following are encoded together in the Cicer arietinum cultivar CDC Frontier isolate Library 1 chromosome 2, Cicar.CDCFrontier_v2.0, whole genome shotgun sequence genome:
- the LOC101503680 gene encoding agamous-like MADS-box protein AP1, giving the protein MGRSKVQLKRIENKINRQVTFSKRRTGLLKKANEISVLCDAEVALIVFSHNGKLFEYSTDSCMEKILERHERYGYAERLLVTNDSETQENWSIEYTRLKAKIDLLQRNHRQYLGEDLASMSLKELQCLEQQLDTGLKSIRTRRNQVLYEAISELQKKEKGIQEQNNMLTKEIKEKEKAVAQEAAAQWDQPNYRVDTSFLLQDPLPVLNMGGNYREGAQELGRNELDLTLEPQYYYNS; this is encoded by the exons ATGGGAAGGAGTAAGGTGCAGCTAAAACGGATCGAGAACAAGATCAATCGTCAAGTCACTTTCTCAAAAAGGAGAACCGGTTTGCTTAAGAAAGCTAATGAAATCTCTGTTCTTTGTGATGCTGAAGTTGCTTTGATTGTCTTCTCCCATAATGGAAAGCTCTTTGAGTATTCAACTGATTCTTG CATGGAGAAGATTCTGGAACGCCATGAAAGGTATGGCTATGCAGAGAGACTACTAGTAACAAATGATTCGGAGACTCAG GAAAACTGGAGCATTGAATATACTAGACTGAAGGCAAAGATTGATCTTTTGCAGCGAAACCACAG ACAATATTTGGGAGAAGATTTAGCTTCAATGAGTCTCAAAGAGCTTCAATGTTTAGAGCAACAGTTAGATACTGGTCTCAAGAGCATCCGTACCCGCAGA AATCAAGTCTTATATGAGGCCATTTCTGAGCTTCAGAAAAAG GAGAAAGGGATACAAGAGCAGAATAACATGCTCACAAAGGAG ATAAAGGAGAAGGAGAAGGCTGTAGCACAGGAGGCTGCTGCTCAATGGGATCAACCAAACTATAGGGTTGATACATCTTTCTTACTACAAGACCCACTTCCTGTTTTGAATATGGG TGGCAATTACCGTGAGGGAGCACAAGAACTGGGGAGGAACGAGCTTGACCTGACACTTGAACcacaatattattataattcttAA